In [Phormidium] sp. ETS-05, the genomic window TAGAGTCCGATGTCGGCTACTTGCTGATGTTCCGCGAGCATTTTGATGCCCTAGCCTATCTCAACCAGCATAGCCCCAGAGTCAGCTCCGGCAATGCCGACCTCACCAGTCGCTTTGCCGTGGAGTCCATCCCCGGTTCCCAGCTCAAACCCTTAATTGACCGTTGGGGTTTCCAGGGCCTCGGCATCGTCGCCGACCCCATTTTACCCACTGTGGAATTTTTCACCCTTAGTTAAATTACCGCCTCCTTCTCGTCAGTGCTAACCAATTTTGTTGAAATATAGCCTTTTACCGAAACCAAATCATAGCCAATCAACAACAAAGCCCGCTGGGGCGGGCTTACGGGGTAAATGCTGGATGGGGTTTGAATAAGTAAATATGCTCAAATCCTCCAATTAACTCGATTTGCTAATCAGGCTGACTCTTCCCCATAAGTCCAGATACTGAACCTTGGAATTACCAGAGGTCTTGAATGAGCCTAAAGACACTGCGGGCTGTTGTGCCACTAATATCAATTCTTCGGGATATCGGGGATGGGGATCGTTCATTAGTTGGATGGGAGGCACCATCATCGGGTCATACTCGATAATGGTATCTACCTCTTCCGGGCGTTGCTTCAGAGCCACTTTTTGTCCCGCCCGATATTGTATTGCTTCCTCTAGGTCTAAATCCTTATGAAATCTGATGGTGACAGCCACTTTTATATACTCCTTTGGTTATTTTTCCAGCTTATCTCCTTTAAGTCACCATTCTGTGATTATGGGAAAATTTGTGACAAAATTTACAGAATAATTTAAAAGGTCGTGTACATCGCCGCCCCCCGGTATTGGGTCCCCCTTGGGGGTGGAGGGGGAACCAGGGAACTAGGATGGGGGATTAGAGGAGTTTTAAGATGCCAAATCCGAGAATCAGGACGACGAGAAAACCCCAGGCGAGCCAATCGAAGTATTTTTCGATCCAATCTTTGAGCCGATCGCCCCCCCAAAAAATTAGCCCGCTCACCAGGAAAAACCTAAACCCCCGTCCCAGTACCGACGCCAGCATGAACTGAGCAAAGCTAAATTTAAACACTCCCGAGGCAATGGTAAACACCTTGTAAGGAATCGGCGTAATCGCCGCCGTCAGCACCCCCCAAAAACCCCAGGTGTCGTAGAGATGTTTTACCTCACCGAAAACCTTCTGGTCTGGGTCGTAAATTTTCATCAGGGGTTGGCCGATCGTATCAAAAGCCAGTAACCCAATTCCATATCCCGCAATCCCGCCAAGTACCGAACCCAGGGTACAGATAGCAGCAAACCGGAAAGCTGATTTAGACCGACCCACACATAGAGCAATCAGCAGCACATCTGGGGGAATCGGGAAACAAGAAGACTCCGCAAAAGCCAGCACAAACAGTGCCACCGTACCGTAAGGAGTTTCACTCCAGGCGATTACCCAGTCATAAGCCCGTTTTAGCACCGATGGCCGCTTCGCCACCTTTACTGGCTCTGTTGGTTCCAATTCCATGTTTCAACCTCCCTTGATAATTGATAATTGATAATTGATAATTGATAATTGATGTTGGCGATTATCAATTATCAATTGTTAATTATCAATTATTTTGCCTTGTGTTCGCGGTACAGATGAAATAGAGAAGTAGTGCAAGAACAAGTGATGATTAATAGAATTATTGGCAATAAATACTTATCAATATCTTCGCCGATGAGATTGCCGAGGGAGTAACCCAGCAGGGGAATACCGAAACCCCAAACCACACCACCGATAACATTGTAAGCGAGGAATACCCGATAATTCATCGCGGCCATGCCTGCTACAATACACCCCATAGTCCTGATAATCGGGAGAAACCGCGCCATTAAAATCGTTTCTTTGCCGTGGCGTTCGTAGAAATTATGAGCAGTCATCAAGTGTTTTTTGTGAAACAGCCAAGAATCTTCTTTGCTGAATAATTTCCGCCCGTAGCGATAGCCGGTATAATAACCCACATTATTACCGATAACGGCACAGACAAACACGCCAAGGGTGAGCCAGCCGATATGAAACAATCCCTGAGAAGCGAAAACCCCGGCAGTAAATAGCATACTGTTGCCGGGGAGAAATACGCCGAAAAATAAACCGGTTTCCACAAAGACGATCGCCCAGACACCCACCAAGCCAAAAGTTTTAATTACTGCTGGCAAATCGGTCAGTAGCTGGAGGAGCGAGTTTACATCAGAAAACATAGTATTTGTCCCTTGTCACTTGTCACTTGTCATTTGTCACTTGTCACTTGTATGAGCAAACAAAGGACAAAGGACAAATGACCAATGACAAATGACCAATGACAAATGACAAAGCATTTTGGTTATTGAGAAATTAACTGAGCGATCGCGTCGAATAGACTGGAACCGCCAAACCAGAGAGCGATGAGAATGGAACTGGAGAGAGTAAACCCCATAGCACAGACCACCAAACCGCCCAGAGTAATCAAACCATCATCATCGAGCAAGCCAAAACCAGCGATGAAAATGCCGATAGCGGGTAAAGTATTCGTGCCGGGGATGGGAATCATCATAGAAATCGCCATTAAAGCGATCGCCAGACCGATGATGGTTCTCCCCATCCTGCCAGTACAAATATAAGTTAACCGGGGACGAGATATCACCTCAATTTTTTGTAACCAAGGCATACCAGCGGTTAAAACCCCTTGCACTTGATTTAGAGGGAGAGGATGCTGCATCACTTTTGCTGGTAGCCAAGGGGTGTGAGCTAGACTGAGAAACTGACAAGCTAGCAGAAAAATCACCAGTCCAAACGGAGTAGAGTAACCTGGTGCAGGTAAAGGCAGTGCGGAAGGAAAAGCCAGCAGCACGAACAAAAACCCAAAAATCCGCTCTCCCGCCAGTTGCAGAATATCTGCCAATTTTACCTGGGGGGGGCAATCCTCAGCGAAAAAATACTCTTGTAATTCAGCAGATAATCTAGCCACAGTCGCTAATTCTCCATTGTAATTTGTCCTTTGTCATTTGTCATTTGTCCCTTGGACTTTGTGATTTGTCCTTTGTCCTTTGTCAAGTGAAGAGTGAAGAGTGAAGAGTGAAGAGTAAGAACTGTTCACTTTTCACTTTTCACTCCCCGCCGGACTTGCGGACAAAGGACAAGGGACAAGGGACAAGGGACAATCAATTAGGTGCCGGAAGTCCAGGAGTTCATATACTCCACTTGTTCGGCGGTGAGGGTATCAATATTGATGCCCATTGCCTTCAGCTTGAGGGCGGCAATTTCCCCATCCAATTCGGCGGGAATGGAGTGTAATCCGGGGGCGAGTTTGCCTTTATTTTTTACCAAATATTCGCAAGCCAGGGCTTGGTTGGCAAAACTCATATCCATCACGGCACTGGGATGTCCTTCGGCGGCGGCGAGGTTGATTAAGCGCCCTTCACCGAGTACCACTACCGATTTACCGGATTTGAGGCGGTATTCTTGGGTAAATGGCCGCACGGTGCGGATTTCAGATGCCATAGACTCCAGGGTTTTCAGGTCGATTTCTATATCGAAGTGACCGGAATTGCAGACGATCGCGCCGTCTTTCATGTCCTGGAAATGTTCGCTGCGGATGATATGTTTGTTACCGGTAACGGTGATGAATATGTCGGCGAGGGGGGCTGCTTCTGCCATTGGCATGACGCGGAAACCGTCCATTGTGGCTTCGATCGCCTTCACCGGGTTGATTTCGGTGACAATCACATTAGCACCCATGCCCCGAGCCCGCATGGCAGTACCTTTACCGCACCAACCATATCCAGCAACGACCACAGTTTTACCCGCCAGGAGGATATTGGTAGCGCGGATAATGCCATCGAGAGTAGATTGGCCCGTACCGTAGCGGTTATCAAAAAAGTGCTTAGTTTCCGCATCATTGACATTCATCGCCGGGAAAGTAAGTACCCCGTCTTTGAACATCGCTT contains:
- a CDS encoding exopolysaccharide biosynthesis protein; the encoded protein is MARLSAELQEYFFAEDCPPQVKLADILQLAGERIFGFLFVLLAFPSALPLPAPGYSTPFGLVIFLLACQFLSLAHTPWLPAKVMQHPLPLNQVQGVLTAGMPWLQKIEVISRPRLTYICTGRMGRTIIGLAIALMAISMMIPIPGTNTLPAIGIFIAGFGLLDDDGLITLGGLVVCAMGFTLSSSILIALWFGGSSLFDAIAQLISQ
- a CDS encoding YqaA family protein, which codes for MELEPTEPVKVAKRPSVLKRAYDWVIAWSETPYGTVALFVLAFAESSCFPIPPDVLLIALCVGRSKSAFRFAAICTLGSVLGGIAGYGIGLLAFDTIGQPLMKIYDPDQKVFGEVKHLYDTWGFWGVLTAAITPIPYKVFTIASGVFKFSFAQFMLASVLGRGFRFFLVSGLIFWGGDRLKDWIEKYFDWLAWGFLVVLILGFGILKLL
- a CDS encoding DedA family protein, producing the protein MFSDVNSLLQLLTDLPAVIKTFGLVGVWAIVFVETGLFFGVFLPGNSMLFTAGVFASQGLFHIGWLTLGVFVCAVIGNNVGYYTGYRYGRKLFSKEDSWLFHKKHLMTAHNFYERHGKETILMARFLPIIRTMGCIVAGMAAMNYRVFLAYNVIGGVVWGFGIPLLGYSLGNLIGEDIDKYLLPIILLIITCSCTTSLFHLYREHKAK
- the ahcY gene encoding adenosylhomocysteinase; amino-acid sequence: MTATTVQLKHEVKDLSLAPLGKQRIDWAGREMPVLKQIQERFGREKPFAGIRLVACCHVTTETAHLAIALKAGGADAMLIASNPLSTQDDVAACLVADYGIPVFAFKGEDNATYHRHVQIALDHKPNIIIDDGSDVTATLIQERQHQIPDIIGTTEETTTGIVRLQAMFKDGVLTFPAMNVNDAETKHFFDNRYGTGQSTLDGIIRATNILLAGKTVVVAGYGWCGKGTAMRARGMGANVIVTEINPVKAIEATMDGFRVMPMAEAAPLADIFITVTGNKHIIRSEHFQDMKDGAIVCNSGHFDIEIDLKTLESMASEIRTVRPFTQEYRLKSGKSVVVLGEGRLINLAAAEGHPSAVMDMSFANQALACEYLVKNKGKLAPGLHSIPAELDGEIAALKLKAMGINIDTLTAEQVEYMNSWTSGT